The following proteins come from a genomic window of Pseudomonas hygromyciniae:
- a CDS encoding glutamine synthetase family protein: MNAPFDQLSTWLKEHKITEVECVISDLTGIARGKIAPTNKFLHERGMRLPESVLLQTVTGDFVDDDIYYDLLDPADIDMICRPVANATYVVPWAIEPTAIVIHDTFDKQGNPIELSPRNVLKKVLQLYTDQGWQPIVAPEMEFYLTQRCEDPDLPLKTPVGRSGRAETGRQSFSIDAANEFDPLFEDVYDWCEAQGLDLDTLIHEDGPAQMEINFRHGDALDLADQITVFKRTLREAALKHNVAATFMAKPVADEPGSAMHLHQSVVDIATGQPVFVDADGQMSQLFLQHIGGLQKYIPMLLPMFAPNVNSFRRFLPDTSAPVNVEWGEENRTVGLRVPTSSPDAMRVENRLPGADANPYLAIAASLLCGYLGMIEKIQPSAPVEGRAYERRNLRLPITIEDALARMEACDTVKQYLGDKFVRGYVAVKRAEHENFKRVISSWEREFLLLSV, translated from the coding sequence ATGAATGCCCCTTTCGATCAGCTGTCCACCTGGCTGAAAGAACACAAGATTACCGAAGTCGAATGCGTGATCAGCGACCTGACGGGCATTGCCCGCGGCAAGATTGCGCCCACCAACAAGTTTTTGCATGAGCGTGGCATGCGCTTGCCGGAAAGCGTGTTGCTGCAAACGGTAACCGGGGACTTTGTCGACGACGATATCTATTACGACCTGCTGGACCCGGCCGATATCGACATGATCTGCCGCCCGGTGGCCAACGCCACCTATGTGGTGCCGTGGGCCATCGAACCCACCGCCATCGTGATCCACGACACCTTCGATAAACAGGGTAACCCCATCGAACTGTCGCCACGCAATGTGCTGAAAAAGGTTCTGCAGCTGTATACCGACCAAGGTTGGCAGCCGATTGTCGCGCCGGAAATGGAGTTCTACCTGACCCAGCGCTGCGAAGACCCGGACCTGCCGCTGAAAACCCCGGTGGGGCGTTCCGGGCGTGCCGAAACCGGGCGCCAGTCGTTCTCCATCGACGCGGCCAACGAGTTCGACCCGCTGTTTGAAGATGTCTATGACTGGTGCGAAGCCCAGGGCCTGGACCTCGATACGCTGATCCACGAAGACGGCCCGGCGCAGATGGAAATCAACTTCCGCCACGGCGACGCCCTCGACCTGGCCGACCAGATCACCGTGTTCAAGCGCACCCTGCGCGAAGCGGCGCTCAAGCACAATGTGGCCGCAACCTTTATGGCCAAGCCTGTGGCCGACGAGCCGGGCAGCGCCATGCACCTGCACCAGAGCGTGGTGGATATCGCCACCGGCCAACCGGTGTTTGTCGACGCTGACGGGCAGATGAGCCAGCTGTTCCTGCAGCACATTGGCGGCCTGCAGAAGTACATCCCGATGCTGCTGCCGATGTTCGCGCCCAACGTCAACTCGTTCCGCCGCTTCCTGCCCGACACCTCGGCGCCGGTCAACGTGGAGTGGGGCGAAGAAAACCGCACCGTCGGCCTGCGCGTGCCGACCTCCAGCCCCGACGCGATGCGCGTGGAAAACCGTCTGCCGGGTGCCGATGCCAACCCCTACCTGGCCATCGCCGCCAGCCTGCTATGCGGCTATCTGGGGATGATCGAAAAGATCCAGCCGAGCGCGCCGGTGGAAGGCCGCGCTTATGAACGCCGCAACCTGCGCCTGCCGATCACCATCGAAGATGCCCTGGCGCGCATGGAAGCCTGCGACACGGTCAAGCAGTACCTGGGGGACAAGTTTGTGCGGGGGTATGTCGCGGTGAAACGCGCCGAGCATGAGAATTTCAAGCGGGTGATCAGCTCCTGGGAGCGTGAGTTCCTGCTGCTGAGTGTCTGA
- a CDS encoding alpha-ketoacid dehydrogenase subunit beta, translated as MARKISYQQAINEALAQEMRRDQSVFIIGQDVSGGTGAPGEQDAWGGVLGVTKGLYPEFPERVLDAPLSEVGYVGMAVGAATRGMRPVCELMFVDFIGCCLDQLLNQAAKFRYMFGGKTTTPLVVRAMYGAGLRAAAQHSQMLTSMWTHIPGLKVVCPATPYDAKGMLIQAIRDNDPVIFLEHKMLYSLQGEVPEELYTVPFGEANFVREGNDVTLVTYGRMVHVALEAAANLARQGIDCEVLDLRTTSPLDEDSILESVEKTGRLVVIDESNPRCSIATDISALVAQRGFSFLRAPIEMVTAPHTPVPFSDALEDLYIPDAAKIEAAVRKIADKRTAA; from the coding sequence ATGGCTCGCAAAATCAGTTATCAGCAGGCAATCAACGAAGCCCTGGCCCAGGAAATGCGCCGCGACCAGAGCGTGTTTATCATCGGCCAGGACGTGTCCGGCGGCACCGGCGCCCCTGGCGAGCAAGATGCCTGGGGCGGTGTGCTGGGGGTGACCAAGGGCCTGTACCCGGAGTTTCCCGAGCGCGTGCTGGATGCGCCGCTGTCTGAAGTTGGTTACGTGGGCATGGCCGTTGGCGCCGCCACCCGGGGCATGCGCCCGGTGTGCGAGTTGATGTTCGTCGACTTTATCGGCTGCTGCCTCGACCAGTTGCTCAACCAGGCCGCCAAGTTCCGCTACATGTTCGGCGGCAAGACCACCACGCCGCTGGTGGTGCGCGCCATGTACGGCGCCGGCCTGCGTGCCGCGGCCCAGCATTCGCAGATGCTCACCTCGATGTGGACGCACATCCCTGGCCTGAAGGTGGTGTGCCCAGCCACGCCCTATGACGCCAAGGGCATGCTGATCCAGGCGATCCGCGACAACGACCCGGTGATCTTCCTTGAACACAAGATGCTCTACAGCCTGCAAGGCGAAGTGCCGGAGGAGCTGTACACCGTGCCGTTTGGCGAGGCTAACTTTGTGCGTGAAGGCAACGACGTGACCCTGGTGACCTACGGGCGCATGGTGCATGTGGCCCTGGAAGCTGCGGCCAACCTGGCGCGCCAGGGCATCGACTGCGAAGTGCTGGACCTGCGCACCACCAGCCCGCTGGATGAAGACAGCATCCTTGAAAGCGTGGAGAAAACCGGGCGCCTGGTGGTGATCGACGAGTCCAACCCGCGCTGCTCGATTGCCACGGATATCAGCGCCCTGGTGGCCCAGCGTGGGTTTTCCTTCCTGCGTGCGCCGATTGAGATGGTCACTGCGCCGCATACGCCGGTGCCGTTTTCCGATGCCCTGGAAGACCTGTACATCCCCGACGCGGCAAAGATCGAGGCCGCTGTGCGCAAGATCGCTGACAAGAGGACTGCGGCATGA
- a CDS encoding helix-turn-helix domain-containing protein — MTQATALRVQAFTTGDVAAQCSATPGWVQQYQQMSPGHFAGQIRYLDLQGVQVYEECMNTRVEQHFNAPPGSLAFCFDGSDNALYLLNGESRNTWITPENYREVAVVFGPQFVQRHGLDVASLEGLFMAPLTGQQNALFSRWLSGTLTRLSSVIDPLSRDALTRQLLDDCLFILDNACVCLDRHSLQRRSAERQLMARIGAWAADAPDETVNLLQLAQIAGVPLRQLQQGFKTYTGMSPAQWLRLRRLNGARRELLSCATTTVAEVAMNWSFWHLGRFSNSYRALFKELPSETLKRHG, encoded by the coding sequence ATGACACAGGCAACAGCTTTGCGCGTACAGGCCTTCACCACCGGTGATGTGGCCGCTCAATGCAGTGCGACACCCGGTTGGGTGCAGCAGTACCAGCAGATGTCCCCGGGGCATTTTGCCGGGCAGATCCGCTACCTCGACCTACAGGGTGTGCAGGTGTACGAAGAGTGCATGAATACCCGCGTCGAGCAGCACTTCAATGCGCCGCCGGGCTCACTCGCCTTCTGTTTCGACGGCAGCGACAACGCGCTGTATCTGCTCAATGGCGAAAGCCGCAATACCTGGATCACCCCGGAAAACTACCGTGAAGTGGCGGTGGTGTTTGGCCCGCAGTTCGTGCAACGCCATGGCCTGGACGTGGCCAGCCTTGAAGGCCTGTTCATGGCGCCGTTGACCGGCCAACAAAACGCGCTGTTCAGCCGCTGGCTCAGTGGCACCCTAACGCGTTTGTCCAGTGTGATCGACCCGCTCAGCCGCGACGCCCTGACCCGGCAACTACTGGACGATTGTCTGTTTATCCTCGACAACGCCTGTGTCTGCCTGGACCGCCACTCATTGCAGCGACGCAGCGCAGAACGCCAGTTGATGGCGCGCATTGGCGCGTGGGCGGCGGATGCGCCGGATGAAACGGTCAACCTGCTGCAACTGGCACAGATTGCCGGTGTGCCGCTGCGTCAGTTGCAACAAGGCTTCAAGACCTACACCGGGATGAGCCCGGCACAATGGCTGCGCCTGCGCCGATTGAACGGCGCGCGGCGCGAGTTGTTGAGCTGCGCCACCACCACGGTGGCCGAGGTGGCGATGAATTGGTCGTTCTGGCATTTGGGACGGTTTTCCAATAGCTACCGGGCGCTGTTCAAGGAACTGCCCAGCGAAACCCTCAAGCGTCATGGTTGA
- a CDS encoding thiamine pyrophosphate-dependent dehydrogenase E1 component subunit alpha — MSTHLSTDQLLHAYTVMRTIRDFEERLHVEFATGEIPGFVHLYAGQEACAAGVMAHLNDEDCIASNHRGHGHCIAKGVDVFGMMAEIYGKKTGVCGGKGGSMHIADQEKGMLGANGIVGAGAPLAAGAALASKLKGSQGVAVAFFGDGGSNEGAVFEAMNLAAIMKLPCLFVAENNGYAEATGSGWSVACKDIAERAVGFGMPGVIVDGNDFFAVHAALGVAVQRARQGEGPTLVEVKLHRFYGHFEGDAQTYRGRDEVKNLRETQDCLALFRQRCSAEGWLDAAQFERIDAEVAQLIDDAVRLAKSDPKPQAADLLSDVYVAYR; from the coding sequence ATGTCCACTCACCTGTCCACTGATCAACTGCTGCATGCCTATACCGTGATGCGCACCATCCGTGATTTTGAAGAACGCTTGCACGTGGAATTCGCCACCGGCGAAATCCCAGGCTTCGTGCACCTGTATGCCGGCCAGGAGGCCTGCGCCGCCGGGGTCATGGCCCATCTCAACGATGAAGATTGCATCGCCTCCAACCACCGTGGCCACGGCCACTGCATCGCCAAGGGCGTGGATGTGTTCGGCATGATGGCCGAGATCTACGGCAAGAAAACCGGGGTATGCGGCGGCAAGGGTGGCTCCATGCACATTGCCGACCAGGAGAAGGGCATGCTCGGCGCCAACGGCATTGTCGGTGCCGGCGCTCCGTTGGCGGCCGGTGCGGCATTGGCGTCCAAACTCAAGGGCAGCCAGGGCGTGGCCGTGGCGTTTTTTGGCGACGGCGGTTCCAACGAAGGCGCGGTATTCGAGGCGATGAACCTGGCCGCGATCATGAAATTGCCGTGCCTGTTCGTCGCCGAGAACAACGGCTACGCGGAGGCGACCGGTTCCGGCTGGTCGGTGGCGTGCAAGGACATTGCCGAGCGTGCCGTGGGGTTTGGCATGCCGGGGGTGATCGTCGATGGCAATGACTTCTTTGCCGTCCACGCAGCGTTGGGCGTGGCGGTGCAGCGGGCGCGCCAGGGCGAGGGGCCGACCCTGGTCGAGGTCAAGCTGCACCGCTTCTACGGCCACTTTGAAGGCGACGCGCAAACCTATCGCGGCCGCGATGAGGTGAAAAACCTGCGCGAAACCCAGGATTGCCTGGCGCTGTTTCGCCAGCGCTGCAGCGCCGAAGGCTGGCTGGACGCGGCGCAGTTCGAGCGCATCGACGCCGAAGTCGCGCAGTTGATCGACGACGCCGTGCGCCTGGCCAAGTCCGATCCCAAGCCCCAGGCAGCCGACCTGCTCAGCGATGTCTACGTCGCCTACCGCTAA
- a CDS encoding acetoin dehydrogenase dihydrolipoyllysine-residue acetyltransferase subunit — MIHTLTMPKWGLSMTEGRVDVWLKQPGDRVEKGEEVLDVETDKISSSVEAPFSGVLRRVLAQSDETLPVGALLGIVVEGEATEAEIDAVIDSFNEGFVSSSAEAQASGPSAQKVELGGRLLRYLDLGEGGTPLVLIHGFGGDLNNWLFNHPALAAERRVIALDLPGHGESGKHLHGGDAEELSQAVLALLDHLKLERVHLAGHSMGGLVSLTVASQAPGRVASLVLIASAGLGADINGDYLQGFTEANNRNALKPQLVQLFSDPALVTRQMLEDMLKFKRLEGVDQALRQLNAKLFDGGRQMLDLRAVVGQQPSLVIWGSDDAIIPVRHAQGLQAQVEVLPGQGHMVQLEAAEQVNQLLSLFLKSQA, encoded by the coding sequence ATGATCCATACCTTGACCATGCCCAAGTGGGGGCTGTCGATGACCGAAGGCCGGGTCGATGTCTGGCTCAAGCAGCCGGGCGACCGGGTAGAGAAGGGCGAGGAAGTGCTTGACGTGGAGACCGACAAAATCTCCAGCAGCGTCGAGGCGCCGTTCAGCGGCGTGTTGCGCCGGGTGCTGGCGCAGAGCGACGAGACGTTACCGGTCGGCGCGTTGCTGGGCATTGTGGTGGAGGGCGAAGCCACGGAAGCAGAAATCGATGCGGTGATCGACAGCTTCAATGAAGGCTTTGTCTCCAGCAGCGCCGAGGCGCAGGCGTCGGGGCCGAGTGCGCAGAAGGTCGAGCTGGGCGGGCGCCTGCTGCGTTATCTCGACCTTGGCGAGGGTGGCACGCCGCTGGTGCTGATCCACGGTTTTGGCGGCGACTTGAACAATTGGCTGTTCAACCATCCGGCCCTGGCCGCCGAGCGCCGGGTGATCGCCCTGGACCTGCCGGGGCATGGCGAGTCGGGCAAGCACCTGCACGGTGGCGATGCCGAGGAGTTGAGCCAGGCGGTGTTGGCGTTGCTCGATCACCTCAAGCTTGAACGCGTGCACCTGGCTGGGCACTCCATGGGCGGGCTGGTTTCGTTGACAGTGGCGAGCCAGGCGCCGGGGCGCGTAGCGTCGTTGGTGCTGATCGCCAGCGCCGGCCTGGGCGCGGATATCAACGGCGATTACCTGCAGGGATTCACCGAGGCCAATAACCGCAACGCGCTCAAGCCGCAGTTGGTGCAACTGTTCAGTGACCCGGCATTGGTCACGCGGCAGATGCTCGAAGACATGCTCAAGTTCAAACGGTTGGAAGGGGTGGATCAGGCGCTGCGCCAGCTCAATGCCAAGCTGTTCGACGGTGGACGGCAGATGTTGGACTTGCGGGCGGTGGTAGGGCAGCAGCCGAGCTTGGTGATCTGGGGCAGTGACGATGCCATCATCCCGGTGCGGCATGCCCAGGGGTTGCAGGCCCAGGTGGAGGTCTTGCCGGGGCAGGGGCATATGGTGCAGTTGGAGGCGGCGGAGCAAGTGAATCAGTTGCTGAGTCTCTTCCTCAAATCTCAAGCCTGA
- a CDS encoding polyamine ABC transporter substrate-binding protein, which yields MPLVKQLLPLALAAVFSSASHAAPTVSVYNWTDYIGETTLADFQAKTGTKVVYDVFDSNETLEGKLLAGRTGYDVVVPSNHFLGRQVKAGAFLKLDRAQLPNYPNLDPKLLKLLEQNDPGNAHAVPYLWGTNGIGYNVDKVKQVLGIDHIDSWAVMFEPENLKKLQQCGVAFLDSADEAFPAILNYMGMDPRSEKVGDYEKAEAKLLTLRPYITYFHSSKYISDLANGDICVAFGYSGDVFQAANRAKEAKNGVNIAYSIPKEGSNLWFDLLAIPADATNPKEAHAFINYLLDPEVIAKVSTYVGYANANPAAKAFMAPELVNNPEVYPPQEVLDKLYISTTPSPAIMRVMTRAWSKVKSNR from the coding sequence ATGCCTCTCGTCAAACAGCTTCTCCCACTGGCCCTGGCCGCAGTGTTCAGCAGCGCCAGCCACGCCGCACCGACGGTCAGTGTCTACAACTGGACCGACTACATCGGCGAGACCACCCTGGCCGACTTCCAGGCCAAGACCGGGACCAAGGTGGTCTACGACGTGTTCGACTCCAATGAAACCCTGGAGGGCAAGCTGCTGGCGGGGCGTACCGGGTATGACGTGGTGGTGCCGTCCAATCACTTTTTGGGGCGCCAGGTAAAGGCCGGGGCGTTCCTCAAGCTGGACCGCGCGCAATTGCCCAACTACCCGAACCTGGACCCCAAGTTGCTCAAGCTGCTGGAGCAGAACGACCCCGGCAACGCGCACGCGGTGCCGTACCTGTGGGGCACCAATGGCATCGGCTATAACGTCGACAAGGTCAAGCAAGTGCTGGGCATCGACCATATCGATTCGTGGGCGGTGATGTTCGAGCCCGAGAACCTGAAGAAGCTGCAGCAATGCGGCGTGGCGTTCCTCGATTCGGCGGATGAAGCGTTCCCGGCGATCCTCAACTATATGGGCATGGACCCGCGCAGCGAGAAGGTCGGCGACTATGAAAAGGCCGAAGCCAAGTTGCTGACCCTGCGCCCGTACATCACCTATTTCCATTCCTCCAAGTACATCTCGGACCTGGCCAATGGTGATATCTGCGTGGCCTTCGGCTACTCCGGCGATGTGTTCCAGGCGGCCAACCGCGCCAAGGAAGCCAAGAACGGGGTGAACATCGCCTATTCGATTCCCAAGGAGGGCAGCAACCTGTGGTTCGACTTGCTGGCGATTCCTGCAGACGCCACCAACCCGAAAGAGGCCCATGCGTTTATCAACTATCTACTGGACCCCGAGGTCATTGCCAAGGTCAGCACCTATGTCGGCTACGCCAACGCCAACCCGGCGGCGAAGGCCTTCATGGCACCGGAGCTGGTGAATAATCCTGAGGTGTACCCGCCCCAGGAGGTGCTCGACAAACTGTACATTTCCACCACTCCCAGCCCGG
- a CDS encoding sigma-54-dependent Fis family transcriptional regulator → MLAANSREHVDCVSRVVRNAERLPQAPVPSLIFDSWRRSMEQHHLDPGSLQGPRILTEPLLKECRERAELFMRIASEQVSQLHHRVRHADYCVMLTDAQGQTIDHRVDAAIRSDCRKAGLYLGTCWSEAEEGTCGVATVLTSQAAVTVHKRDHFRAAFINLTCSAAPIFDPQGNLLGVMDASALQSPDDRRSQHLVRQMVAQSAQAIENAFFMHSAARHWVLQAHSTPGYVDSQPDLLLAWDQEGRLQALNSKARQALRRRFGQVPVHIGEVFDLDALRAVTDQSVQQLQWLGETGVLHVRVNTPRRQPARALPHAQVDPRVEEHLRLAVRVKDRNLPVLVQGETGAGKEVFARQLHARSARRDGPFVAVNCAAIPENLIESELFGYVAGAFTGASSKGMTGLLQQAHGGTLFLDEIGDMPLALQTRLLRVMAEGEVAPLGAAKTQAVDIQVICASHRDLAALVNDGRFREDLYFRLGCARVTLPPLRERTDKLGLINRLLEQEARSCAITVGIGQAALEALLGYAWPGNVRQLRHVLAYACAVCEGGTIQLTDLPVEVRGERVEVEVEHSASPERQVLLDALVRHRWKPLPAAQALGISRATLYRRVKQLGIDMPGKHP, encoded by the coding sequence ATGCTCGCCGCGAACTCCAGGGAGCATGTCGACTGTGTCAGTCGCGTGGTCCGTAATGCCGAGCGCCTGCCCCAGGCGCCAGTGCCGTCGCTGATTTTCGATTCATGGCGTCGCTCCATGGAGCAACACCACCTGGATCCTGGCTCGCTGCAGGGTCCACGGATCCTCACCGAACCGTTGCTCAAGGAATGCCGCGAGCGCGCCGAGCTGTTCATGCGCATTGCCAGCGAGCAAGTCAGCCAACTGCACCACCGCGTGCGCCATGCCGACTACTGCGTGATGCTCACCGACGCCCAGGGCCAGACCATCGACCACCGGGTAGATGCGGCGATCCGCAGCGACTGCCGCAAGGCCGGCCTGTACCTGGGCACCTGCTGGTCGGAAGCCGAAGAAGGCACGTGCGGCGTGGCCACGGTGTTGACCAGCCAAGCGGCGGTGACGGTGCACAAGCGCGATCACTTCCGCGCCGCCTTTATCAACCTGACCTGCTCCGCCGCGCCGATCTTCGACCCCCAGGGCAACCTGCTGGGGGTGATGGACGCTTCGGCGCTGCAATCGCCGGATGACCGACGCAGCCAGCACCTGGTGCGCCAGATGGTGGCGCAGAGCGCCCAGGCCATCGAAAACGCCTTCTTCATGCACAGCGCCGCCCGCCACTGGGTGCTCCAGGCCCATAGCACGCCGGGTTATGTCGACAGCCAACCCGACCTGCTGCTGGCCTGGGACCAGGAAGGTCGTCTGCAAGCCTTGAACAGCAAGGCACGCCAGGCGTTGCGCCGGCGCTTTGGCCAGGTGCCGGTGCATATCGGCGAGGTGTTCGACCTCGACGCGTTGCGCGCGGTGACCGATCAATCGGTCCAGCAACTGCAGTGGCTGGGAGAAACTGGCGTGCTGCATGTGCGCGTCAACACCCCGCGGCGCCAACCTGCGCGGGCGCTGCCCCATGCCCAGGTCGACCCACGGGTGGAAGAACACCTGCGCCTGGCCGTGCGGGTCAAGGACCGCAACCTGCCGGTGCTGGTGCAAGGCGAAACCGGGGCCGGCAAGGAAGTCTTCGCCCGCCAACTGCACGCCCGCAGTGCGCGCCGCGATGGGCCATTCGTGGCGGTGAACTGTGCGGCAATCCCGGAAAACCTGATTGAAAGCGAGCTGTTTGGCTACGTCGCCGGTGCCTTTACCGGGGCCTCCAGCAAGGGCATGACCGGGCTGTTGCAACAGGCCCACGGCGGCACGTTGTTCCTCGATGAAATCGGCGATATGCCCCTGGCCCTGCAAACACGCTTGCTGCGGGTGATGGCCGAAGGTGAAGTGGCCCCGCTGGGTGCGGCGAAAACCCAAGCGGTGGATATCCAGGTCATCTGCGCCAGCCACCGCGACCTCGCGGCCCTGGTCAATGACGGGCGTTTTCGTGAAGACCTGTACTTTCGCCTGGGCTGCGCCCGTGTCACCTTGCCGCCGCTGCGCGAGCGCACCGACAAACTGGGCTTGATCAACCGGTTGTTGGAGCAGGAAGCACGCAGCTGCGCAATCACGGTGGGCATCGGTCAGGCAGCGCTTGAGGCACTGCTGGGCTATGCCTGGCCTGGCAACGTGCGGCAACTGCGCCATGTGCTGGCCTATGCCTGTGCGGTGTGCGAAGGCGGGACGATCCAACTGACGGACTTGCCGGTCGAGGTGCGCGGCGAACGGGTGGAAGTCGAGGTAGAACACAGTGCGAGCCCAGAGCGGCAGGTGCTGCTGGATGCGCTGGTGCGCCATCGCTGGAAGCCGTTGCCGGCGGCGCAGGCGCTGGGGATTTCCCGCGCGACCTTGTATCGCCGGGTCAAGCAACTGGGCATTGATATGCCCGGTAAACACCCCTGA
- a CDS encoding acetoin reductase — MSIAGKVALVTGAGQGIGRAIALRLARDGADIALVDLNNAKLEAVAAEVVALGRKASVFTADVSKREQVVAAVDHAHQTLGGFDIIVNNAGVAQIDSLLEVTPEQVERTLGINVQGVLWGIQAAGNKFKALKQKGKIINACSIAGHEGFALLGVYSATKFAVRALTQAAAKELASAGVTVNAYCPGVVGTDMWVEIDKRMAEITGAEVGATYKKYVDGIALGRAETPEDVAGLVAYLAGPDSDYMTGQAPLIDGGLVYR, encoded by the coding sequence ATGAGTATCGCTGGAAAAGTTGCACTGGTGACCGGCGCCGGTCAGGGCATTGGCCGGGCCATCGCCCTGCGCCTGGCGCGGGACGGGGCGGATATCGCCCTGGTCGACCTCAATAACGCCAAGCTTGAAGCCGTGGCAGCCGAGGTCGTGGCACTGGGGCGCAAGGCCTCGGTGTTTACCGCCGACGTGTCCAAGCGTGAGCAGGTGGTCGCGGCGGTCGACCATGCGCACCAGACCCTCGGTGGCTTCGACATCATCGTCAACAACGCTGGAGTGGCGCAGATCGATTCGCTGCTGGAGGTGACCCCGGAACAGGTCGAACGCACCCTGGGTATCAACGTGCAGGGCGTGTTGTGGGGCATCCAGGCTGCTGGCAATAAATTCAAGGCGCTCAAACAGAAGGGCAAGATCATCAACGCCTGCTCGATTGCCGGGCATGAAGGCTTTGCCCTGCTGGGCGTGTACTCGGCGACCAAGTTTGCCGTGCGCGCCCTGACCCAGGCGGCGGCCAAGGAACTGGCCAGCGCCGGGGTGACGGTCAATGCCTATTGCCCGGGTGTAGTGGGCACCGATATGTGGGTCGAGATCGACAAGCGCATGGCCGAGATTACCGGTGCTGAAGTTGGCGCAACGTACAAGAAGTACGTAGATGGCATCGCACTGGGCCGCGCAGAAACGCCGGAGGACGTGGCAGGCCTGGTGGCCTACCTGGCCGGCCCGGATTCGGACTACATGACCGGCCAGGCACCGTTGATCGACGGCGGCCTTGTGTACCGCTAA